In one Kitasatospora cineracea genomic region, the following are encoded:
- a CDS encoding branched-chain amino acid ABC transporter permease, with translation MTTPTTHETSPVLPLPARLGYGAAVLGGVLAAASAAMSWTWTPDFPGDLTYYGSPAGLQWLALAGGLLTALLALAAAGLKGLRWLSPSGGHNGVLLAALGTMAVCWYAVAAIAVELNGLVNLDPGGWLAAAGSLLAVVGALGLPLDRRRTVRHPELHWGLYAALVVSVVLRVGFGQGWALHAVPPGIRPIFTENLWFFVALPLAIAGFRLWRLLDGWLRIGRIERPLPAAWKLPAWAEILVVTAVFAVGLGVVEFGVSTEYGELFVGFLLLTAFGTAALLASGAIGRLRELTARNRAVTTGAAFAAAGAFPFTQGSETYVLIGTNILIFATVALGLNVVVGLAGLLDLGYVAFLGVGAYAAALVSGSQFSVFSGVHLPFPVAVLIGALAALVFGVVIGAPTLRLRGDYLAIVTLGFGEIFRIAMNNLDGRSGPSLTNGPNGIAAIPDVNLFGFDFGSAHDFAGLHLGKNGNYLLLMLVATAIVVTVFGRVANSRIGRAWVAIREDETAAEAMGINGFRVKLIAFALGATLAGLAGAVQAHVSGAISPDQYLFSSPTPPNSAFLLAAVILGGMGTISGPLVGAALLFLIPAKLEFLQSYQLLAFGVALILLMRFRPEGLIAGRRQQLEFHEAQLPAQAAPTDDVPTKAGA, from the coding sequence ATGACGACTCCGACGACCCACGAGACCTCCCCGGTCCTGCCGCTGCCCGCCCGGCTCGGCTACGGCGCGGCGGTGCTCGGCGGCGTGCTCGCCGCCGCCTCCGCGGCCATGTCCTGGACCTGGACGCCGGACTTCCCCGGCGACCTGACGTACTACGGCTCCCCGGCCGGCCTGCAGTGGCTGGCGCTGGCCGGCGGCCTGCTGACCGCGCTGCTGGCACTGGCCGCGGCCGGCCTGAAGGGCCTGCGCTGGCTGAGCCCGTCGGGCGGCCACAACGGCGTGCTGCTCGCCGCGCTGGGCACCATGGCGGTGTGCTGGTACGCGGTGGCGGCGATCGCCGTCGAGCTGAACGGCCTGGTCAACCTGGACCCGGGCGGCTGGCTGGCCGCGGCCGGCTCGCTGCTCGCCGTGGTCGGCGCGCTCGGCCTGCCGCTGGACCGCCGCCGCACCGTCCGCCACCCCGAGCTGCACTGGGGCCTGTACGCGGCGCTGGTGGTCTCGGTGGTGCTGCGGGTCGGCTTCGGCCAGGGCTGGGCGCTGCACGCGGTGCCGCCGGGCATCCGGCCGATCTTCACCGAGAACCTGTGGTTCTTCGTCGCGCTGCCGCTGGCGATCGCCGGGTTCCGGCTGTGGCGGCTGCTGGACGGATGGCTGCGGATCGGCCGGATCGAGCGCCCGCTGCCCGCCGCCTGGAAGCTGCCCGCCTGGGCGGAGATCCTGGTGGTCACCGCGGTGTTCGCGGTGGGCCTGGGCGTGGTCGAGTTCGGCGTCTCCACCGAGTACGGCGAGCTGTTCGTCGGCTTCCTGCTGCTGACGGCCTTCGGCACCGCGGCGCTGCTGGCCTCGGGCGCGATCGGCCGGCTGCGCGAACTGACCGCCCGGAACCGGGCGGTGACCACCGGCGCGGCGTTCGCGGCGGCGGGCGCGTTCCCGTTCACCCAGGGCAGCGAGACGTACGTGCTGATCGGCACGAACATCCTGATCTTCGCCACGGTGGCGCTCGGCCTGAACGTGGTGGTCGGCCTGGCCGGCCTGCTGGACCTCGGCTACGTGGCCTTCCTGGGCGTCGGCGCGTACGCGGCGGCGCTGGTGTCGGGCTCGCAGTTCTCGGTGTTCAGCGGCGTGCACCTGCCGTTCCCGGTGGCGGTGCTGATCGGCGCGCTGGCGGCGCTGGTGTTCGGCGTGGTGATCGGCGCGCCGACGCTGCGGCTGCGCGGCGACTACCTGGCGATCGTGACGCTGGGCTTCGGCGAGATCTTCCGGATCGCCATGAACAACCTGGACGGCCGCTCCGGCCCGAGCCTGACCAACGGCCCGAACGGCATCGCGGCGATCCCGGACGTCAACCTGTTCGGCTTCGACTTCGGTTCGGCGCACGACTTCGCGGGCCTGCACCTGGGCAAGAACGGCAACTACCTGCTGCTGATGCTGGTGGCCACCGCGATCGTGGTGACGGTGTTCGGCCGGGTCGCCAACTCCCGGATCGGCCGGGCCTGGGTGGCGATCCGCGAGGACGAGACGGCGGCCGAGGCGATGGGCATCAACGGCTTCCGGGTGAAGCTGATCGCCTTCGCGCTGGGCGCGACGCTGGCCGGCCTGGCCGGCGCGGTGCAGGCGCACGTGTCGGGCGCGATCTCGCCCGACCAGTACCTGTTCAGCAGCCCGACGCCGCCGAACTCGGCGTTCCTGCTGGCCGCGGTGATCCTCGGCGGCATGGGCACCATCAGCGGCCCGCTGGTGGGCGCGGCGCTGCTGTTCCTGATCCCGGCGAAGCTGGAGTTCCTGCAGTCCTACCAGCTGCTGGCGTTCGGCGTGGCGCTGATCCTGCTGATGCGCTTCCGCCCGGAGGGCCTGATCGCCGGCCGGCGGCAGCAGTTGGAGTTCCACGAGGCGCAGCTGCCCGCGCAGGCCGCCCCGACCGACGACGTACCGACCAAGGCAGGGGCGTGA
- a CDS encoding branched-chain amino acid ABC transporter permease has product MHELPQNLANGLMLGLMYGLIAIGYTMVYGIVQLINFAHGEIFMIGGFGALTAYAALPHGTSLWLALPVMILGGVLASVLTAAAAERFAYRPLRTAPRLAPLITAIGLSIALQQVVWAFYPGAKKALSFPQFEGDPIGLGSFHLQRNDLFLLVAAPLCMLVLAAFVRLTRTGRAMQATAQDPDTAKLMGIDTDRIIVVAFALGAAFAAVAAVAHGLRYGQVDFTMGFLAGLKAFTAAVLGGIGNIYGAMLGGLVLGVAESLATAYIQDVPGMHQLGGGAWANVWAFVLLIVVLLVRPQGLLGERVADRV; this is encoded by the coding sequence GTGCACGAACTGCCGCAAAACCTGGCCAACGGACTGATGCTCGGCCTGATGTACGGCCTGATCGCCATCGGCTACACGATGGTCTACGGCATCGTCCAGCTCATCAACTTCGCCCACGGCGAGATATTCATGATCGGCGGCTTCGGCGCGCTGACCGCCTACGCGGCACTGCCGCACGGCACCTCCCTCTGGCTGGCGCTGCCGGTCATGATCCTCGGCGGTGTGCTCGCCTCCGTGCTCACCGCCGCCGCCGCCGAGCGGTTCGCCTACCGGCCGCTGCGCACGGCGCCCCGGCTGGCGCCGCTGATCACCGCGATCGGCCTGTCGATCGCGCTGCAGCAGGTGGTGTGGGCGTTCTACCCGGGCGCCAAGAAGGCGCTGTCCTTCCCGCAGTTCGAGGGCGACCCGATCGGCCTGGGCTCCTTCCACCTGCAGCGCAACGACCTGTTCCTGCTGGTCGCCGCACCGCTGTGCATGCTGGTGCTGGCCGCCTTCGTGCGGCTGACCCGCACCGGCCGGGCGATGCAGGCCACCGCGCAGGACCCGGACACCGCGAAGCTGATGGGCATCGACACCGACCGGATCATCGTGGTGGCGTTCGCGCTCGGCGCGGCCTTCGCCGCCGTCGCGGCCGTCGCGCACGGCCTGCGGTACGGCCAGGTCGACTTCACCATGGGCTTCCTGGCCGGCCTGAAGGCGTTCACCGCGGCCGTGCTGGGCGGCATCGGCAACATCTACGGCGCGATGCTGGGCGGCCTGGTGCTGGGCGTCGCCGAGTCGCTGGCCACCGCGTACATCCAGGACGTCCCGGGCATGCACCAGCTCGGCGGCGGCGCCTGGGCCAACGTGTGGGCGTTCGTGCTGCTGATCGTGGTCCTGCTGGTGCGGCCGCAGGGCCTGCTCGGCGAGCGCGTCGCGGATCGGGTGTGA